The Ktedonobacteraceae bacterium genome has a window encoding:
- a CDS encoding glycosyltransferase family 2 protein, giving the protein MQVDGSEERAARLAQLRQQRLAQPQLPTRPPSVSYTAHYAQTMQRDRANGSSMIDSGSFQARSRPSPVHTGPQRLYRVCIALLYRIWLLGATIGLTYLLLQLQSVLDRIHAQPSIWRVGVRWLELTWLAPVPLAIFLWLGWFIFAEAVRAHPEPVAVPSVFQRSGLFAFAPTRRPVRLIFRFVTRGDNIDVLRDSVIAVHNAFARYPHPVGPYCIEIISECAINLKMGRDPHTRIYVVPPGYVTPNRSRFKARALTYLQHESQKHSPTQAEDWYIYLDEESLVDEHMLAGLYRFVSRAIEFEARKQEDRHKDHIQGLIGQGAILYQGGNWFFRGADALRTADDLGRFRLQYALGTPMFGIHGSFIVVRGLDDKQLSFDVGKANSITEDAAWALRAWAQGYRFAWVDGYLHEQPPQRVKDFVRQRSRWLSGIRAVLHDKQVPFIYRMCLGIFTILWQLAFLPLLVALLALFVHASPFRWMRIPADFAWATFTLAYLQGIDVQAKCPHPFLKKGRVESLLKRVVSWLLVLCSFWFALLEALGVLYSLRPKQGFFVISKPSLAAEKNGHKPALPAPAPAGSFMPGLAAPWQQQLSPTLSGESDAIGSSPMAQYRLQAQKVPGQSSLGRQDLRAREEKNNNAIPMPFEEIWSGGGGRGQ; this is encoded by the coding sequence ATGCAGGTTGATGGTTCTGAGGAACGAGCAGCACGCCTGGCCCAACTGCGACAACAGCGACTCGCACAACCGCAGCTACCTACCCGTCCTCCCAGCGTCTCTTATACGGCTCATTACGCTCAGACAATGCAAAGAGACCGGGCGAATGGTTCTAGCATGATTGACAGCGGTTCATTCCAGGCCAGGTCACGACCATCTCCGGTTCACACCGGCCCTCAGAGGCTCTACCGGGTATGCATCGCCCTGCTCTACCGTATCTGGCTCCTGGGTGCAACGATAGGGCTGACATATCTCTTGCTCCAGTTACAGTCCGTGCTGGATCGTATTCACGCGCAGCCTTCTATCTGGCGCGTGGGTGTGCGCTGGTTGGAACTGACGTGGCTTGCGCCGGTGCCGCTGGCGATCTTTCTCTGGCTGGGCTGGTTCATATTTGCGGAAGCAGTGCGCGCCCATCCTGAGCCAGTGGCTGTTCCCAGCGTTTTCCAGAGATCGGGCCTGTTTGCGTTTGCTCCTACCAGGAGACCGGTCCGGCTCATCTTCCGCTTTGTCACGCGTGGAGATAACATCGATGTCCTTCGAGATAGTGTAATAGCCGTTCACAATGCTTTCGCGCGCTATCCGCACCCTGTTGGCCCATATTGTATAGAGATTATCAGCGAATGTGCCATCAATCTGAAAATGGGGCGCGATCCTCATACGCGCATCTACGTTGTGCCACCTGGTTATGTCACGCCCAATCGCTCGCGTTTTAAGGCGCGCGCCCTGACATACTTACAGCACGAAAGCCAGAAACATAGCCCCACGCAGGCAGAAGACTGGTATATCTATCTTGACGAAGAAAGCCTGGTCGATGAACATATGCTGGCCGGCCTCTATCGCTTCGTCTCGCGCGCCATTGAATTCGAGGCGCGCAAGCAAGAGGATAGGCACAAAGACCACATCCAGGGTTTGATCGGGCAGGGCGCTATACTCTATCAGGGCGGGAACTGGTTCTTTCGGGGGGCTGATGCCCTGCGCACCGCCGATGACCTCGGCAGATTTCGCCTGCAATATGCCCTGGGGACGCCTATGTTTGGCATCCATGGCTCCTTTATCGTCGTGCGTGGACTGGATGATAAGCAGCTTTCGTTCGATGTTGGTAAAGCAAATTCTATAACAGAGGATGCCGCCTGGGCCTTGCGAGCCTGGGCGCAGGGGTATCGCTTTGCCTGGGTAGACGGTTATCTGCACGAACAGCCCCCACAGCGCGTCAAAGATTTCGTGCGGCAGCGCAGCCGCTGGCTCTCAGGCATTCGAGCCGTGCTGCATGATAAACAGGTTCCTTTTATTTACAGAATGTGCCTGGGCATCTTTACCATTCTCTGGCAGCTTGCATTCCTGCCACTGCTAGTAGCGCTGCTGGCTTTATTCGTACATGCAAGTCCGTTTCGCTGGATGCGCATCCCGGCAGATTTCGCCTGGGCCACCTTTACCCTGGCATACTTACAAGGAATAGATGTGCAGGCGAAATGCCCGCACCCGTTCTTGAAAAAAGGGCGCGTTGAGTCGCTCTTGAAGCGAGTTGTCTCATGGCTACTGGTGTTGTGCAGCTTCTGGTTCGCATTATTGGAAGCGCTGGGTGTGCTGTATAGCTTGCGACCAAAGCAGGGCTTTTTCGTCATCTCCAAGCCTAGCCTGGCTGCAGAAAAAAATGGACACAAGCCAGCTCTCCCTGCTCCGGCGCCAGCAGGGTCTTTCATGCCAGGGCTGGCGGCCCCCTGGCAACAGCAGTTGTCACCAACGCTTTCAGGAGAAAGTGATGCCATAGGTAGCTCTCCTATGGCGCAATATCGATTACAGGCGCAGAAAGTTCCCGGTCAATCGTCCCTGGGACGGCAAGACCTGCGGGCCAGAGAAGAGAAGAACAATAATGCCATACCCATGCCGTTCGAGGAAATCTGGAGCGGCGGTGGAGGACGAGGGCAGTGA
- the rpsP gene encoding 30S ribosomal protein S16, producing MSVKIRLKRVGKTKAPSYRVVVADARSPRDGRIIENIGWYNPLVEPSAIHIDEEKALGWLKNGAQPTDSVTSLLKRAGILDRFEQMKKATAAPASTESE from the coding sequence ATGTCTGTCAAAATTCGTTTAAAACGGGTGGGCAAGACCAAAGCCCCCAGCTACCGAGTGGTCGTCGCAGATGCGCGTTCGCCGCGTGATGGCCGCATTATCGAAAATATTGGTTGGTACAATCCCCTTGTCGAGCCGTCCGCGATTCATATCGACGAGGAGAAGGCCCTGGGCTGGCTCAAAAATGGTGCCCAGCCGACCGATTCGGTCACCAGCCTGCTCAAACGCGCTGGCATACTGGATCGCTTCGAGCAGATGAAAAAAGCGACTGCCGCTCCAGCTTCTACCGAGTCCGAATAA
- a CDS encoding KH domain-containing protein yields MRKLIEYIAKSLVDDPSAVQVREVRNDRNALVLELHVAPDDYGKVIGRQGRVAKAMRALLRAGGAREGRHTSLEIQ; encoded by the coding sequence ATGCGCAAACTCATCGAGTACATCGCGAAATCACTGGTTGATGATCCATCTGCCGTGCAGGTGCGCGAAGTTCGCAACGATCGCAATGCCCTGGTGCTGGAATTGCACGTCGCTCCTGATGATTATGGCAAGGTAATTGGCCGCCAGGGGCGAGTCGCCAAGGCAATGCGCGCGCTTTTGCGCGCGGGCGGCGCGCGTGAGGGTCGTCATACTTCGCTAGAGATTCAATAA
- the rimM gene encoding ribosome maturation factor RimM (Essential for efficient processing of 16S rRNA): MPGQNNTEWATIGNVVALFGIHGELKVRLLTDIPDRFVELDAVYAGSEHIRYHIQSVRPYKGEMIVLKLEGINDANAAESLRGINLQIPESKMAKLPPGSYYQHDILGLHVFTVNGRDLGRVVDIIVTGSNDVYAIKTPQGKQVMIPAIKDVIKQIDVIRGTMYIDPLPGLLDEDQSEEEDKDFEE, encoded by the coding sequence GTGCCGGGACAGAATAACACTGAATGGGCTACTATCGGGAACGTGGTAGCTCTTTTTGGCATTCACGGCGAACTCAAAGTACGCCTGCTGACGGATATACCCGACCGTTTTGTAGAGCTTGACGCGGTTTATGCCGGTTCGGAACATATCCGCTATCACATTCAGAGCGTGCGGCCTTACAAGGGTGAAATGATCGTGTTGAAATTGGAGGGCATCAATGATGCGAATGCTGCCGAGTCACTGCGTGGCATCAACTTGCAAATTCCAGAAAGTAAGATGGCGAAACTTCCACCTGGTTCTTACTATCAGCATGATATTTTGGGCCTGCATGTCTTTACCGTAAACGGTCGTGACCTGGGCCGGGTCGTTGATATTATTGTCACCGGTAGCAACGATGTCTATGCCATTAAAACTCCTCAAGGAAAACAAGTAATGATTCCGGCGATCAAAGATGTTATCAAACAAATAGATGTGATCCGCGGTACCATGTATATCGATCCGCTTCCAGGCCTGTTAGATGAAGATCAGTCAGAAGAGGAGGATAAAGACTTCGAAGAATAA
- a CDS encoding cobalamin-binding protein — protein sequence MRIVSLLASATEMVAALGCLDQLVGRSHECDYPPEVLELPVVSRVQINIEGSSAEIDAQIKALAEAQRMNATNTQSSIALAPGDEAAFKALSIYAIDIAQLQKLRPDVILTQTQCEVCAVSERDVTRAVQQLTGMEPRVISLSPYRLSDVWEDVLRVGAALGKREQARALVEGYKQRLASLQEITATKAGLSGKPRVAVLEWLDPLMGAGNWTPELVAYAGGEHVFGEVGQHSPWISWEELQAADPDVLVLSPCGYTIERTLLDVPVLQRHAVWQSLSAVRNGRVYAIDGNAYINRSGPRLVESAQLLARVIWGEQLGIEVDSSAWKQL from the coding sequence GTGCGCATAGTTTCTTTACTGGCAAGCGCCACGGAGATGGTCGCGGCGCTGGGATGCCTGGATCAACTGGTCGGGCGCTCTCATGAGTGTGATTATCCGCCAGAGGTGCTGGAACTGCCCGTGGTGAGCAGGGTACAGATCAATATTGAGGGGAGCAGCGCGGAAATCGATGCCCAGATTAAAGCTCTGGCCGAGGCACAACGTATGAATGCCACCAACACCCAATCCAGCATTGCTCTCGCGCCTGGCGATGAGGCCGCTTTCAAAGCCTTGAGTATTTATGCCATCGATATCGCGCAACTTCAGAAGCTGCGACCGGATGTGATCTTAACGCAGACGCAGTGCGAAGTTTGTGCTGTGAGCGAACGCGATGTCACTCGTGCCGTGCAGCAGTTGACAGGGATGGAGCCGCGAGTTATCTCGCTGTCGCCATACCGCCTAAGCGATGTGTGGGAGGATGTTTTGCGTGTCGGTGCTGCGCTAGGGAAACGCGAACAGGCCAGGGCGCTGGTTGAGGGTTATAAGCAGCGTCTGGCCAGCCTACAAGAGATTACCGCGACAAAAGCCGGGTTATCCGGCAAACCGCGCGTTGCGGTACTCGAGTGGCTCGATCCATTAATGGGCGCCGGTAACTGGACGCCCGAACTGGTTGCTTATGCCGGCGGCGAGCATGTTTTTGGCGAGGTCGGGCAGCATTCTCCCTGGATTTCGTGGGAAGAATTGCAGGCAGCCGATCCAGATGTGCTGGTGCTTTCACCGTGCGGCTATACGATTGAGCGTACGCTGTTGGACGTGCCGGTATTGCAAAGGCATGCTGTGTGGCAGAGCCTGAGCGCTGTAAGGAATGGGCGCGTCTATGCGATTGATGGCAATGCGTATATCAATCGTTCGGGGCCGCGTTTAGTGGAATCGGCGCAATTGCTGGCGCGGGTGATCTGGGGAGAGCAATTGGGAATTGAGGTTGATAGCAGCGCCTGGAAGCAATTGTAG
- a CDS encoding heavy metal-binding domain-containing protein, translating into MQATREKRKEKMMLIVTTEGIAQHRIVETRGQVFGVVVRSRGLGGNIMAGLRSLAGGEIKEYTSLLEDARRHAIDRMVQNATAMGANAVVRMQFDSSEIGSTMSEIVAYGTAVVIEPEG; encoded by the coding sequence ATGCAGGCAACGAGGGAGAAGCGAAAGGAGAAGATGATGCTGATCGTCACAACAGAAGGGATTGCCCAACATCGCATTGTGGAAACCAGGGGACAGGTTTTTGGAGTCGTAGTGCGCAGCCGGGGCCTGGGAGGCAATATCATGGCCGGTCTACGCTCTCTGGCAGGCGGCGAGATCAAAGAATATACCTCCCTACTCGAGGATGCACGCAGGCATGCCATTGACCGGATGGTTCAGAACGCTACCGCGATGGGTGCGAATGCGGTGGTGCGGATGCAGTTTGACTCTTCAGAGATTGGCAGCACGATGAGCGAAATCGTAGCATATGGCACGGCAGTGGTGATCGAGCCGGAGGGGTAG
- a CDS encoding class I SAM-dependent methyltransferase yields MFTKSEAIYDAIYSTMKDYAKEAEQIHALIQQYKQSAGNRLLDIACGTGGHLPFLQEHYSVEGLDLDEQMLAIARQRNPGVIFHHADMIDFALGRQFDAIICMFSSIGYVKTVPRLYQTLQTMRRHLLPGGVVIIEPWLTPQRFKPGHIGTVFVNEPDLKIARMNTTEVEDGISIMDFHYLVATPQGIEHFTERHEMGLFTHEEYMSAFRASELDAVFDEAPDKLMGRGLYIGVLR; encoded by the coding sequence ATGTTTACCAAATCTGAAGCGATCTACGACGCCATCTATAGCACCATGAAGGATTATGCCAAGGAGGCAGAGCAAATCCACGCCTTAATCCAACAGTATAAGCAATCTGCCGGAAACAGATTGCTCGATATCGCCTGCGGAACCGGTGGGCATCTCCCTTTCTTGCAAGAACATTACTCGGTTGAGGGGCTTGACCTGGACGAACAGATGCTGGCAATTGCTCGCCAGCGCAACCCAGGCGTGATTTTTCATCATGCTGACATGATCGACTTTGCATTAGGGCGCCAGTTTGATGCCATCATCTGCATGTTCAGTTCAATTGGTTATGTCAAGACGGTTCCGAGATTGTATCAGACGCTGCAAACGATGCGCCGCCATCTCCTTCCAGGCGGAGTCGTGATTATTGAGCCATGGCTGACTCCTCAGAGATTTAAACCTGGTCACATCGGAACCGTCTTCGTGAATGAACCTGATTTGAAGATTGCGCGCATGAATACTACGGAAGTGGAAGATGGCATCTCAATTATGGACTTTCACTACCTTGTGGCGACTCCCCAAGGGATTGAGCATTTTACCGAGCGACACGAAATGGGACTTTTTACACACGAAGAATACATGAGCGCATTTCGGGCCAGCGAATTGGATGCGGTATTTGACGAGGCTCCTGATAAGTTGATGGGAAGAGGATTATATATCGGCGTGCTTCGCTGA
- a CDS encoding metal-sulfur cluster assembly factor, which yields MPNNEERQVTPEQVFEVLQTCYDPCCKERAVSVVELGLIQDVKVAENGHDVRVELLLTSGWCPFSTHLLQMIDQNVRAIEGVGEVDTEIVWNTVWTPERMTASAREKLTLPMAKLLPLRQRRLEREAQSSASQATAS from the coding sequence TTGCCCAACAATGAAGAACGCCAGGTCACGCCAGAGCAGGTCTTTGAGGTCTTGCAAACATGCTATGACCCGTGCTGCAAAGAGCGTGCAGTCAGCGTCGTTGAGCTGGGGCTGATCCAGGATGTGAAGGTAGCAGAAAATGGGCACGATGTGCGCGTCGAACTGCTGCTCACTTCTGGCTGGTGCCCGTTTTCAACCCATTTGTTGCAGATGATTGACCAGAATGTGCGTGCCATCGAGGGAGTGGGAGAGGTGGACACCGAAATCGTCTGGAACACCGTCTGGACGCCCGAACGCATGACTGCCAGTGCGCGCGAAAAGCTCACCCTGCCGATGGCAAAACTGCTACCCTTGCGCCAGCGTCGACTTGAACGTGAGGCTCAATCCTCTGCCTCTCAGGCAACAGCTTCATGA
- a CDS encoding amidohydrolase family protein: protein MLDNDAFVFDCVCHVFNFDLTNAFGKPGQMFINHLYAFHQVLTPPGERLLSPEEFLREWNIDEIAQMVFEESGTDMIVAQPLPLTDLFYDGLSQWEKCAAMAQKYPDRAVFWGSVNPLEGKKALDLMERQVKEYGAKGFKFYNVRYDYGEPFPWRMDDPRVAFPVFEKALELGVTTIGVHKGVPLGPQPIEHTQAWDMDGAAANFPDLNFIIFHVGLPFIDEICWQLVRYPNLYASIAATLNFVVRAPRVFAENMGKLMFWCGEDKILYGGETPIWHPRWALDAFWNFELPEDLVSGYGYPQLTTQAKKKILGGNLARLMGIDVEQKVAQLKG from the coding sequence ATGCTAGACAATGATGCCTTTGTATTTGACTGCGTCTGTCATGTCTTTAATTTCGACTTGACCAATGCCTTTGGCAAGCCGGGGCAGATGTTCATTAATCACCTGTACGCCTTCCACCAGGTGCTGACGCCTCCAGGGGAGCGCCTGCTCAGCCCAGAAGAGTTTCTGCGTGAATGGAATATCGACGAGATTGCTCAGATGGTCTTTGAGGAGTCGGGCACTGACATGATTGTAGCCCAGCCTCTGCCGCTCACCGACCTCTTCTATGATGGTCTATCGCAGTGGGAGAAATGCGCGGCTATGGCTCAGAAATATCCTGATCGTGCCGTCTTTTGGGGCAGTGTCAATCCATTGGAGGGCAAGAAAGCCCTCGATTTGATGGAGCGGCAGGTCAAAGAGTATGGAGCGAAAGGTTTCAAGTTCTACAATGTGCGCTATGATTATGGAGAGCCGTTCCCCTGGCGCATGGATGATCCACGTGTGGCTTTCCCGGTATTTGAAAAGGCCCTCGAACTCGGTGTGACCACCATTGGTGTGCATAAAGGCGTGCCGCTTGGCCCGCAGCCTATCGAGCATACACAGGCCTGGGATATGGACGGAGCCGCCGCTAACTTCCCGGACCTCAACTTCATCATTTTCCACGTGGGCCTGCCGTTCATCGATGAGATTTGCTGGCAGCTGGTGCGCTATCCCAACCTGTATGCCTCGATAGCGGCAACCTTGAATTTCGTCGTGCGCGCGCCTCGTGTTTTCGCCGAAAATATGGGCAAGCTGATGTTCTGGTGTGGCGAGGACAAGATACTCTATGGCGGTGAGACGCCCATCTGGCACCCGCGCTGGGCGCTCGACGCCTTCTGGAACTTTGAACTGCCCGAAGACCTCGTGTCCGGCTACGGCTACCCACAATTGACCACCCAGGCCAAAAAGAAGATTCTCGGCGGCAACCTTGCCCGCTTGATGGGGATCGATGTCGAGCAGAAAGTGGCTCAATTGAAAGGATGA
- a CDS encoding GNAT family N-acetyltransferase has protein sequence MNTAQKLARNGGPALLEAMKFVTICRSRDPQADYPHIGDLQWWCRDGSLDDQQNWHFWYQENGEALALGIVNGNEIVCLLHPDFRTHERYLMVRQWGVQRIKERALEQGENQYEIWEQAWGLASDDDLGMASFLEHEGYERQEKYYHCYRRPLIEPVPAPVLPAGFTLRPIAGEAEAEMRAALQRDAFFPRGSKTYKEATLRQLAVMQMPQYDPQLDLMILAPDGTPAAGCICWVDPVNRVGLFEPVGTRPQFRRQGLATALMLGGLQRLRERGMQAALVTGEHPGKEEKNTEFTSSRFIYEAVGFQLLCRVYMYHKVFAMTA, from the coding sequence ATGAACACAGCACAGAAGCTTGCTCGTAATGGCGGGCCAGCTCTTCTAGAAGCCATGAAATTTGTCACCATCTGTCGCTCACGCGATCCACAGGCCGATTATCCGCACATTGGCGACCTGCAATGGTGGTGCCGGGATGGTTCGCTTGACGATCAGCAGAACTGGCATTTCTGGTATCAAGAAAATGGTGAGGCGCTTGCTCTCGGGATCGTTAACGGGAATGAGATCGTCTGCCTGCTTCATCCCGACTTCCGCACGCACGAGCGCTATCTTATGGTACGCCAGTGGGGAGTGCAGCGCATAAAAGAGCGCGCTCTAGAACAGGGCGAGAACCAGTATGAGATATGGGAACAAGCCTGGGGTTTAGCCTCCGACGATGATCTGGGGATGGCAAGTTTTCTTGAACATGAAGGATATGAGCGCCAGGAAAAGTACTATCATTGCTACCGCCGACCGCTGATCGAGCCTGTGCCAGCACCCGTTTTGCCAGCAGGATTCACGCTTCGCCCGATTGCTGGAGAGGCTGAAGCGGAGATGCGGGCTGCGCTGCAACGTGATGCTTTTTTCCCACGGGGGAGCAAGACCTACAAGGAAGCAACCTTGCGCCAATTGGCAGTGATGCAGATGCCCCAATACGATCCTCAACTCGATCTGATGATCCTGGCCCCTGATGGCACACCGGCAGCGGGCTGCATTTGCTGGGTGGACCCGGTGAACCGCGTGGGCCTGTTTGAACCGGTGGGAACGCGCCCACAATTTCGTCGTCAAGGATTGGCAACGGCGCTGATGCTTGGCGGGTTACAGCGTTTACGCGAACGAGGCATGCAGGCGGCACTGGTGACAGGCGAACATCCCGGAAAGGAGGAGAAGAATACGGAGTTTACTTCCTCGCGTTTCATTTATGAAGCCGTCGGCTTTCAATTGCTGTGCCGGGTATACATGTATCACAAGGTTTTTGCCATGACCGCCTGA